A genome region from Phoenix dactylifera cultivar Barhee BC4 chromosome 18, palm_55x_up_171113_PBpolish2nd_filt_p, whole genome shotgun sequence includes the following:
- the LOC120104431 gene encoding NAD-capped RNA hydrolase DXO1-like — translation MKNYWQGGVCLAFADEVLCWLYGTVKENEDYVLQFVPHFHRLELLRAQSCPDVINSACGATVCTLNQFSLLSFTTLQFLPRGNDCIC, via the exons ATGAAGAACTATTGGCAG GGTGGGGTATGCCTGGCATTTGCCGATGAGGTTCTATGTTGGCTCTACGGAACTGTTAAAGAGA ATGAAGATTATGTCCTACAGTTTGTCCCACATTTCCATCGCTTGGAACTACTCCGAGCCCAGTCTTGCCCAGATGTCATCAACTCAGCATGTGGAGCAACAGTGTGTACCCTGAACCAGTTTTCCTTATTGTCATTTACTACACTTCAATTTTTACCTCGAGGAAATGATTGCATATGCTAG